In Oryza sativa Japonica Group chromosome 2, ASM3414082v1, the following are encoded in one genomic region:
- the LOC4328767 gene encoding uncharacterized protein has product MPMERSVSCAERPPAAFGGGAAADLRCYSASYATSYKPGAGAAAGAAAGAGTNTTTKVMKRATSANAWSRPGGGGGVQRSGSTKTVASSAAGWGRGGGGPTPGFNLRSYSASYAASYSPFEDPSPAEKTGGGGGGAATWASSAGRRSVNLRGYTPSFAALDDTAVAPPIPAKKQVSPTGSFAGAVVDDAELQRRKRLVAYKAYDVEGKVKDSVRRSVKWIKGKCSRAVDGKW; this is encoded by the coding sequence ATGCCAATGGAGAGGTCGGTGTCGTGCGCCGAGAGGCCACCGGcggcgttcggcggcggcgcggccgcggacCTGCGGTGCTACAGCGCGTCGTACGCCACGTCGTACAAGCCGGGCGCTGGCGCGgcagcgggggcggcggcgggggcggggacgAACACGACGACGAAGGTGATGAAGCGCGCCACGAGCGCCAACGCGTGGtcgcggccgggcggcggtggcggcgtgcagCGGAGCGGGAGCACCAAGACGGtggcgtcctccgccgccgggtggggccgcggcggcggcgggccgacgCCCGGGTTCAACCTGCGGAGCTACAGCGCGTCGTACGCCGCGTCGTACTCGCCGTTCGAGGACCCGAGTCCGGCGGAGAAgaccggcggcgggggcggtggcgcggcgacgtgggcgtcGTCGGCGGGGCGGCGGTCGGTGAACCTGAGAGGGTACACGCCGTCGTTCGCGGCATTGGACGACACCGCCGTGGCGCCGCCGATCCCGGCCAAGAAGCAGGTGTCGCCGACGGGCagcttcgccggcgccgtcgtcgacgacgccgaGCTCCAGCGGCGGAAGCGGCTGGTCGCCTACAAGGCGTACGACGTGGAAGGGAAGGTGAAGGACTCGGTGCGCCGCAGCGTCAAGTGGATCAAGGGCAAGTGCTCCCGCGCCGTCGACGGCAAGTGGTGA